The proteins below come from a single Sorghum bicolor cultivar BTx623 chromosome 4, Sorghum_bicolor_NCBIv3, whole genome shotgun sequence genomic window:
- the LOC8073162 gene encoding DNA-binding protein SMUBP-2 isoform X2, whose protein sequence is MSLDILSGKFVFSSCAAAKPPSKKMVTFLAAGASPSTPSRSTSSNAPSLRPRRVRTVPSSPTKQAPRPAVSSTSGTAKRRVRRRKVEEEEKGLGGGGGGGECVPSMEEAPISVATLYQNGDPLGRNELGRCVVEWLRQGMRSMASKLAAAEMAGDLVPTALALEWGSAEGRLAFVIQAQPYLSAAPMPQGLEALCLKACTHYPTLFDHFQRELCDVLLSYQHQGLISDLRATQSWRVLEEMANSSEHQAAVRTTSPRRPKAVHSSIGISLKKVRLMQTSIEEFVRHMSDLLRIERDVELEFTQLELNAVPMLDDDSKPPKPVEYLVSHGQAQQEQCDTICNLNVISSSTGLGGLHLVLFRVEGGHKLPPTTLSPGDMVCVRTCNSRGEGATSCKQGFVYNLGEDGCSITVALESRHGDATFSRLFGKSVRIDRIQGLADSLRYKRNLEALMLLERNGLQEDNVSIAVVATLFGDSKDVVKMAKNNLTDWDESSGPDLNLSERYAYDASQLRALKLGLNKKRPVLIIQGPPGTGKTVLLTELIVRAVKQGERVLVTAPSNAAVDKMVESLSRTGLNIVRVGNPVRLSPFVASKSLGEIVNCRLRQFRKELERKRTDLRKDLRQCIEDDSLAAGIRQLLKQLGKDLENKEKETIREVLSDAQVVLSTNTGAADPLVRRTGSFDLVIIDEAGQAIEPACWIPILQGKRCILAGDHCQLAPVVLSRKALDGGLGKSLLETASSLHDGLLTTRLTVQYRMHDSIAMWASKEMYHGLLKSSDLVASHLLADSPVVKATWITRCPLLLLDTRMPNGALNIGCKEHLDPAGTGSFYNEGEADIVTQQVLNLVHCDLLVID, encoded by the exons ATGTCGCTAGATATCCTCTCCGGCAAGTTCGTGTTCTCTTCGTGCGCCGCCGCAAAGCCTCCGAGCAAGAAAATGGTCACGTTTCTCGCTGCCGGTGCTTCGCCGTCGACGCCGTCGAGGTCAACGTCATCCAATGCCCCATCTCTTCGGCCGCGGCGCGTACGGACCGTGCCGTCGAGCCCCACCAAGCAGGCCCCCCGACCTGCCGTCAGCAGCACCAGCGGCACCGCGAAGAGGCGGGTGCGGAGGAGGAAGGTCGAGGAAGAAGAGAAAGGCTtaggaggaggtggaggagggGGCGAATGCGTGCCGTCGATGGAGGAGGCGCCCATCAGCGTGGCGACGCTGTACCAGAACGGCGACCCGCTGGGGCGGAACGAGCTCGGCCGGTGCGTGGTGGAGTGGCTCAGGCAGGGCATGCGGTCCATGGCGTCCAAGCTCGCCGCGGCCGAAATGGCAGGCGACCTCGTTCCCACGGCATTGGCTCTGGAGTGGGGGTCGGCGGAAGGCAGGCTTGCGTTCGTCATCCAGGCGCAGCCTTACCTCTCGGCCGCCCCCATGCCCCAGGGTCTGGAGGCGCTCTGCCTCAAGGCCTGCACGCACTACCCCACCCTGTTCGACCATTTCCAACGCGAGCTCTGTGATGTTCTGTTGAGTTACCAGCACCAGGGGCTCATCTCGGACTTGCGAGCCACACAGTCATGGAGGGTTTTGGAAGAAATGGCCAATTCTTCAGAGCACCAGGCTGCCGTGCGAACGACATCTCCACGGCGGCCTAAGGCCGTGCACAGCAGCATTGGTATAAGCCTTAAAAAGGTGAGGCTGATGCAGACCAGCATTGAGGAATTTGTTAGGCATATGTCAGATCTTCTTAGGATTGAGCGGGATGTGGAGCTGGAGTTTACACAGTTAGAACTGAATGCTGTTCCAATGCTAGATGATGATTCCAAGCCACCCAAGCCTGTCGAGTACCTGGTGAGCCATGGGCAGGCTCAGCAGGAGCAATGCGACACCATTTGCAACTTGAATGTGATCAGCAGCTCCACTG GGTTGGGAGGTCTGCATTTGGTTTTATTCAGAGTTGAAGGTGGGCATAAGCTGCCTCCAACTACATTGTCTCCTGGAGACATGGTTTGTGTGAGAACATGTAACAGCCGTGGCGAGGGCGCCACTTCTTGCAAGCAAGGCTTTGTTTATAATCTTGGGGAAGATGGTTGCAGCATTACTGTAGCTCTGGAATCACGCCATGGTGATGCTACCTTCTCTAGGCTATTTGGTAAAAGTGTGCGAATTGACCGAATTCAGGGATTGGCTGATTCTCTTAGATATAAG AGGAACCTTGAAGCGTTAATGCTTCTTGAAAGGAATGGTTTACAGGAAGACAATGTTTCCATTGCCGTTGTGGCAACATTATTTGGGGACAGTAAAGACGTGGTGAAGATGGCGAAGAATAACCTGACTGACTGGGATGAATCAAGTGGACCTGATCTGAATCTATCAGAGAGGTATGCTTATGATGCCTCCCAGTTACGGGCTCTGAAATTAGGCTTGAACAAAAAGAGGCCCGTTCTAATAATCCAAGGGCCTCCTGGCACTGGAAAGACAGTCTTGCTCACTGAGCTGATTGTGCGTGCTGTCAAGCAGGGCGAGCGTGTACTTGTGACAGCTCCAAGCAATGCGGCAGTCGATAAAATGGTTGAAAGTTTGTCGAGAACCGGATTGAACATTGTGCGAGTTGGGAACCCTGTTCGACTATCACCCTTTGTTGCCTCAAAGTCCTTGGGAGAGATTGTGAATTGCAGACTTCGACAGTTCAGGAAGGAGCTTGAGAGAAAGAGAACAGATTTAAGAAAGGACCTGAGGCAGTGCATAGAAGACGATTCTTTAGCTGCTGGCATTCGCCAACTACTGAAGCAACTCGGAAAGGATCtagaaaataaagaaaaggaaacaATCAGAGAAGTGCTCTCTGATGCACAGGTTGTGCTATCGACTAATACAGGGGCAGCTGATCCACTCGTCAGGAGAACTGGTTCCTTTGATTTAGTAATTATAGATGAAGCTGGGCAAGCGATTGAACCAGCCTGCTGGATACCTATATTGCAGGGGAAACGCTGTATTCTTGCCGGTGACCACTGCCAGCTTGCACCCGTTGTACTATCGAGGAAGGCCTTGGACGGTGGGCTTGGCAAATCTTTATTGGAAACAGCCTCGTCATTGCATGATGGATTACTTACTACAAGACTTACTGTCCAGTACAGAATGCACGATTCAATAGCCATGTGGGCATCTAAGGAGATGTACCATGGATTGCTCAAATCCTCTGATTTGGTTGCTTCACATCTTCTTGCTGACTCTCCAGTTGTCAAG GCTACTTGGATAACACGGTGCCCACTGCTCTTACTTGACACCCGGATGCCAAATGGAGCCCTAAACATTGGTTGCAAGGAGCACTTAGATCCTGCTGGCACAGGCTCGTTTTATAATGAAGGAGAAGCAGATATAGTCACACAGCAAGTTCTTAATCTTGTACACTGTG ACCTGTTGGTTATTGATtag
- the LOC8073162 gene encoding DNA-binding protein SMUBP-2 isoform X3 gives MSLDILSGKFVFSSCAAAKPPSKKMVTFLAAGASPSTPSRSTSSNAPSLRPRRVRTVPSSPTKQAPRPAVSSTSGTAKRRVRRRKVEEEEKGLGGGGGGGECVPSMEEAPISVATLYQNGDPLGRNELGRCVVEWLRQGMRSMASKLAAAEMAGDLVPTALALEWGSAEGRLAFVIQAQPYLSAAPMPQGLEALCLKACTHYPTLFDHFQRELCDVLLSYQHQGLISDLRATQSWRVLEEMANSSEHQAAVRTTSPRRPKAVHSSIGISLKKVRLMQTSIEEFVRHMSDLLRIERDVELEFTQLELNAVPMLDDDSKPPKPVEYLVSHGQAQQEQCDTICNLNVISSSTGLGGLHLVLFRVEGGHKLPPTTLSPGDMVCVRTCNSRGEGATSCKQGFVYNLGEDGCSITVALESRHGDATFSRLFGKSVRIDRIQGLADSLRYKRNLEALMLLERNGLQEDNVSIAVVATLFGDSKDVVKMAKNNLTDWDESSGPDLNLSERYAYDASQLRALKLGLNKKRPVLIIQGPPGTGKTVLLTELIVRAVKQGERVLVTAPSNAAVDKMVESLSRTGLNIVRVGNPVRLSPFVASKSLGEIVNCRLRQFRKELERKRTDLRKDLRQCIEDDSLAAGIRQLLKQLGKDLENKEKETIREVLSDAQVVLSTNTGAADPLVRRTGSFDLVIIDEAGQAIEPACWIPILQGKRCILAGDHCQLAPVVLSRKALDGGLGKSLLETASSLHDGLLTTRLTVQYRMHDSIAMWASKEMYHGLLKSSDLVASHLLADSPVVKATWITRCPLLLLDTRMPNGALNIGCKEHLDPAGTGSFYNEGEADIVTQQVLNLVHCGVDES, from the exons ATGTCGCTAGATATCCTCTCCGGCAAGTTCGTGTTCTCTTCGTGCGCCGCCGCAAAGCCTCCGAGCAAGAAAATGGTCACGTTTCTCGCTGCCGGTGCTTCGCCGTCGACGCCGTCGAGGTCAACGTCATCCAATGCCCCATCTCTTCGGCCGCGGCGCGTACGGACCGTGCCGTCGAGCCCCACCAAGCAGGCCCCCCGACCTGCCGTCAGCAGCACCAGCGGCACCGCGAAGAGGCGGGTGCGGAGGAGGAAGGTCGAGGAAGAAGAGAAAGGCTtaggaggaggtggaggagggGGCGAATGCGTGCCGTCGATGGAGGAGGCGCCCATCAGCGTGGCGACGCTGTACCAGAACGGCGACCCGCTGGGGCGGAACGAGCTCGGCCGGTGCGTGGTGGAGTGGCTCAGGCAGGGCATGCGGTCCATGGCGTCCAAGCTCGCCGCGGCCGAAATGGCAGGCGACCTCGTTCCCACGGCATTGGCTCTGGAGTGGGGGTCGGCGGAAGGCAGGCTTGCGTTCGTCATCCAGGCGCAGCCTTACCTCTCGGCCGCCCCCATGCCCCAGGGTCTGGAGGCGCTCTGCCTCAAGGCCTGCACGCACTACCCCACCCTGTTCGACCATTTCCAACGCGAGCTCTGTGATGTTCTGTTGAGTTACCAGCACCAGGGGCTCATCTCGGACTTGCGAGCCACACAGTCATGGAGGGTTTTGGAAGAAATGGCCAATTCTTCAGAGCACCAGGCTGCCGTGCGAACGACATCTCCACGGCGGCCTAAGGCCGTGCACAGCAGCATTGGTATAAGCCTTAAAAAGGTGAGGCTGATGCAGACCAGCATTGAGGAATTTGTTAGGCATATGTCAGATCTTCTTAGGATTGAGCGGGATGTGGAGCTGGAGTTTACACAGTTAGAACTGAATGCTGTTCCAATGCTAGATGATGATTCCAAGCCACCCAAGCCTGTCGAGTACCTGGTGAGCCATGGGCAGGCTCAGCAGGAGCAATGCGACACCATTTGCAACTTGAATGTGATCAGCAGCTCCACTG GGTTGGGAGGTCTGCATTTGGTTTTATTCAGAGTTGAAGGTGGGCATAAGCTGCCTCCAACTACATTGTCTCCTGGAGACATGGTTTGTGTGAGAACATGTAACAGCCGTGGCGAGGGCGCCACTTCTTGCAAGCAAGGCTTTGTTTATAATCTTGGGGAAGATGGTTGCAGCATTACTGTAGCTCTGGAATCACGCCATGGTGATGCTACCTTCTCTAGGCTATTTGGTAAAAGTGTGCGAATTGACCGAATTCAGGGATTGGCTGATTCTCTTAGATATAAG AGGAACCTTGAAGCGTTAATGCTTCTTGAAAGGAATGGTTTACAGGAAGACAATGTTTCCATTGCCGTTGTGGCAACATTATTTGGGGACAGTAAAGACGTGGTGAAGATGGCGAAGAATAACCTGACTGACTGGGATGAATCAAGTGGACCTGATCTGAATCTATCAGAGAGGTATGCTTATGATGCCTCCCAGTTACGGGCTCTGAAATTAGGCTTGAACAAAAAGAGGCCCGTTCTAATAATCCAAGGGCCTCCTGGCACTGGAAAGACAGTCTTGCTCACTGAGCTGATTGTGCGTGCTGTCAAGCAGGGCGAGCGTGTACTTGTGACAGCTCCAAGCAATGCGGCAGTCGATAAAATGGTTGAAAGTTTGTCGAGAACCGGATTGAACATTGTGCGAGTTGGGAACCCTGTTCGACTATCACCCTTTGTTGCCTCAAAGTCCTTGGGAGAGATTGTGAATTGCAGACTTCGACAGTTCAGGAAGGAGCTTGAGAGAAAGAGAACAGATTTAAGAAAGGACCTGAGGCAGTGCATAGAAGACGATTCTTTAGCTGCTGGCATTCGCCAACTACTGAAGCAACTCGGAAAGGATCtagaaaataaagaaaaggaaacaATCAGAGAAGTGCTCTCTGATGCACAGGTTGTGCTATCGACTAATACAGGGGCAGCTGATCCACTCGTCAGGAGAACTGGTTCCTTTGATTTAGTAATTATAGATGAAGCTGGGCAAGCGATTGAACCAGCCTGCTGGATACCTATATTGCAGGGGAAACGCTGTATTCTTGCCGGTGACCACTGCCAGCTTGCACCCGTTGTACTATCGAGGAAGGCCTTGGACGGTGGGCTTGGCAAATCTTTATTGGAAACAGCCTCGTCATTGCATGATGGATTACTTACTACAAGACTTACTGTCCAGTACAGAATGCACGATTCAATAGCCATGTGGGCATCTAAGGAGATGTACCATGGATTGCTCAAATCCTCTGATTTGGTTGCTTCACATCTTCTTGCTGACTCTCCAGTTGTCAAG GCTACTTGGATAACACGGTGCCCACTGCTCTTACTTGACACCCGGATGCCAAATGGAGCCCTAAACATTGGTTGCAAGGAGCACTTAGATCCTGCTGGCACAGGCTCGTTTTATAATGAAGGAGAAGCAGATATAGTCACACAGCAAGTTCTTAATCTTGTACACTGTG gtgtcgacgaaagctag